A genomic segment from Candidatus Bathyarchaeota archaeon encodes:
- a CDS encoding N-6 DNA methylase, giving the protein SVSSEFSKKSIPAFKNVIKFVYSLSPENLDREILGKLFHRLIPLEIRKPLGAYYTLGEAASILAGLAIEKPDEKVMDPACGSGTLLAAAYRRKKMLLKEEGRDFDAETHKTFLEHDLTGVDIMPFASHLSVINLALQAPLYETEEVRIAIEDSTKLKPGISISPMSRVLPEARKQRTLLDLQISKEEMIESGAIKMDGSPGKEIRLSKVDTIIMNPPFTRQETIADFSAGYKDKLARRFLKKQHLIDSRMSYCSYFVLLADKFLEKGGKIAAVLPSTILTKETDIGIREMLCCNYDIKYVVVREDALNFSDSTNLREILLIASKSKHPDNVVTFITLKELDSTLLPEIKHAEKLAKKGEVYNHGRFRIYKIAQEDLDPLNLFKPIAVSDTRILKFWEGVSKNSRLSQASELGIELEEGVRSRMGGSFPETALLDKKAIGLRSRDIWIVQKCTKSKVTVKNRFTKDSLAIPFQALIPCVRNSAGRDKIDLSALEEYVISRRYKNHRHFLSISGLDPKSLSAKWRKYVERRISNLGIIETLHVGSSGTYFFAYYTKKPRVFGSSFWNVTGLDEKEAKILAIWLNSSINLAQLFIERVPTGWFKVRGYTFNQLQLLSKSRLTSKELASIESLFDKIRRTNFPCLWKQLAMNISKSTFRDEWKEKLSEIFPDLKEYLGRKFNARREIDDNMLKILGFKKNEISDILEWLYPALLRELYIMKKLNRVDITSS; this is encoded by the coding sequence AGTGTCTCTTCGGAGTTCTCTAAGAAATCAATTCCCGCATTTAAGAACGTGATAAAATTCGTGTATAGTTTATCACCTGAAAATCTTGATCGCGAAATATTGGGAAAGCTTTTCCATAGATTGATTCCTCTTGAAATAAGAAAACCATTAGGGGCATACTATACACTCGGTGAAGCAGCCAGTATTCTTGCAGGTCTAGCTATTGAAAAACCCGATGAAAAAGTTATGGATCCAGCATGTGGTAGTGGAACGCTCTTGGCTGCGGCGTACAGACGAAAAAAGATGCTACTAAAAGAGGAAGGCAGAGATTTTGATGCAGAAACTCATAAGACTTTCTTAGAGCATGACTTAACTGGCGTTGATATAATGCCCTTTGCTTCTCACTTATCAGTCATAAACTTAGCCCTGCAAGCTCCTTTGTATGAAACTGAAGAGGTTAGAATAGCAATAGAAGATTCCACAAAACTCAAGCCAGGAATAAGCATTTCACCCATGTCTAGAGTATTGCCCGAAGCAAGGAAACAAAGGACTCTACTAGATCTTCAGATAAGCAAGGAAGAAATGATAGAGTCTGGTGCGATAAAAATGGACGGATCACCAGGCAAAGAAATTCGGTTAAGCAAAGTCGATACGATCATAATGAACCCTCCTTTTACTAGGCAAGAGACAATAGCAGATTTCAGTGCGGGGTACAAGGACAAACTTGCACGGCGTTTCTTGAAGAAGCAACATCTGATTGACAGTAGAATGAGCTATTGTTCTTACTTTGTGCTCTTAGCCGACAAATTCCTTGAAAAAGGAGGAAAAATCGCCGCAGTTTTGCCTAGTACAATATTGACAAAAGAAACCGATATAGGAATACGAGAGATGCTTTGCTGTAATTACGATATTAAATATGTTGTTGTCAGAGAAGATGCGTTGAATTTCTCAGATAGCACAAACCTACGGGAAATTTTGCTCATTGCTAGCAAGTCCAAACATCCTGACAATGTCGTAACTTTCATTACACTTAAGGAGCTTGACAGTACTCTACTTCCCGAGATAAAGCATGCTGAAAAATTGGCGAAGAAAGGAGAAGTTTACAATCATGGGCGTTTTAGAATCTATAAGATTGCTCAAGAAGACCTGGATCCACTCAATCTGTTTAAGCCAATAGCTGTCAGTGACACCAGAATTCTCAAGTTCTGGGAAGGAGTTTCGAAGAATAGCAGGTTAAGTCAAGCCAGTGAACTGGGAATAGAGCTGGAGGAAGGAGTAAGATCCAGAATGGGCGGTAGTTTTCCAGAGACAGCCCTTCTAGATAAAAAGGCTATTGGACTGAGAAGTAGGGACATATGGATAGTTCAAAAATGTACGAAAAGCAAGGTAACAGTAAAGAATCGTTTCACAAAGGATAGTTTGGCGATACCATTTCAGGCACTCATTCCTTGCGTAAGAAACTCAGCGGGAAGAGACAAAATTGATCTTTCGGCCTTAGAAGAGTATGTAATCTCACGCAGATATAAAAACCATAGACATTTTCTTTCAATCAGTGGACTTGATCCAAAAAGTCTATCGGCAAAATGGAGAAAATATGTAGAAAGGAGAATAAGCAATTTAGGCATAATAGAAACCCTTCACGTGGGTTCCTCAGGCACCTACTTCTTTGCCTATTACACAAAGAAGCCAAGAGTTTTCGGTAGTTCCTTCTGGAATGTCACTGGTTTAGATGAAAAAGAAGCGAAAATCTTAGCAATATGGCTGAACAGCTCAATCAACCTTGCTCAGCTTTTTATCGAGAGGGTGCCTACAGGGTGGTTTAAGGTAAGGGGTTATACTTTCAATCAACTGCAGCTCCTTTCTAAAAGTAGGTTAACATCAAAAGAACTGGCCTCCATTGAGAGTCTTTTCGACAAGATCCGCAGAACCAACTTTCCATGCCTTTGGAAACAACTTGCAATGAATATATCAAAAAGTACATTCAGAGATGAATGGAAGGAAAAGCTATCAGAAATATTCCCAGATTTGAAAGAATACTTGGGAAGAAAATTCAACGCACGAAGAGAAATTGATGATAATATGTTGAAGA